The nucleotide sequence AGGCAAGGCCGCGGGCGAGGCGCTCCGGGTCCAGCTCGACCCAGCGGCCGCGGAGGCGGACCAGCGGGACCTTGAGGCGGGCCAGCTCCTGAAGCTCCTCGGCGCTCAGCCGCTCGTCGCCGAGCGCCAGCTCCCACCGGTAGTCGACCAGGGTGTCAAGGTCGAGCCCGCCGGGCTTGGCGACCGCGCCGGGGGCGGCGGCGCTCCCCGCGACCAGCCGCAGGCCGACGCGGGCGCCGCGCTTGTCCCACCATGACGGCAGCAGCACACCGAAGCCCGTCTGCGCCAGCAGCGGCGCCGCGTCGCGCAGGAACCGGTGTGCCCCGCCCGCGTCCAGCGCCAGCGCGGCGGGGCGTGCGGAACGCAGCGCCCGCTCCAGCTCCGGGTACAGGCGCATCGCCCGGCCGAGGTCGGCCAGGAGCAGCTCCTGCGGCCGCTCGACCCGCCGCGCCAGCGTGGTGAGGGTGCCAGCTGCCCGCCACACCTCCGCAGCCGGCACGAGCAGGCTCGGCTCGTCGGTCGCCTGCAGCAGGAACTCAAGCCGCCAGCGCCGCTTCGGCTGGTCCTCGGGCGGCTCGACCAGCCGGAAGCAGGTCCGCAGCGGCCCGGCGGCCGCACTCGCCGAGCGCAGCCACGCATCGAGCGCCTCGCGCAGGCCGGCCAGCTGCGCGACGTCGGCATCGAAGCGCCCGTCGTCGCTGGCGAGGGCCGCCAGCCAGGCCTCGACCGCCAGGTCCGCGGCGCGGCGCCGGCCGCGCCGCGGCGGCAGGGACGGCCAGGTCGCCGAGACCCCGGGCCTGGCGCCGACGGTGACGGCCACGCCGGCAAGAGCACGCCTGGTCGCCGCGTCGGCCAGGACGTCAAGGGCACCGCCGAGCAGCGCCGCCGAGCCCCGGCCCTCGAGGGCCGTGCCGGTCTGCTCGGCACGGCAGGCAGGAGGCATGACCGCGGCGAGCGCTCGCAGCCGCTCGGCGTCGTGGCCCGTCACCACCGGGCGCCAGCGGGCGGCCAGGCGCTCGCCCTCCTCGGCCAGGCCTGGCAGCACCCGGCCCCGGCCGACCAGACCAAGCACGAACCAGGCCAGCTCACCCAGGAAGCGCAGCGACGCCCCGGGCGGCGCGGCGCCCGGGGCCATGGCCCCGGCGGCGGGAAGGTGAAGGAGCAGCTCGAGGGCGCTGCGGGCGTCGAACCGGAGCGCCGGCACCCGCCACGGCGCCAGCGCCACGTGCTGTTCGCCCGCACCCGCGCCGGACTCGCCCAGAGCTTCCGCCGGGTCGTGCACCAGCTCCGGTGAGGCGAGCGGTCCCGACGCGAGCGACGGCAGCAACAGCGCCAGCTCGCCCGCCTCCGCCTTGTCGACGAGCCCCTCGACCAGCGGGGTGGCCGCCGCGACCATCGCGACCTCGCGCAACCGGTCGGACGGGCAGGCGAACGGGTGCGGCCGGGCCCGCGGCTTGCGTGGCGGCCGGCCGCGCCGGCGCGCCGCGGTGGCCGGGAGCGCCGAGTCCTCGGCCCAGACGCACAGCTCCCCGGACGCCGACCAGACGCCGTGCAGGACGTTCACGCCGGAGCTTCCCCGAGGGCCTCGAGGTCCTCGCCCTGGGCCTCCAGTGCCCGCTCAACCTCGCCGTGGAGCTCCCGACCGGAGTCCACCGGCGCCTGCCCGGCCATCGCATTCCTCTGTTCAACCGTATCCCGCCAAGCGAAAGGAGAAGCATGCATTCCGTGGCTTCCCCCCGCAAGCGACACGTCCTCCCACGTACGGGCGAATACATCCAATCCCGCCGGCAAAGCATACGGAGTCACAAGTCCAGAGAGCGCGTACCGATTCGAACATCCGTTCGGCGTCGGAGGAGGGACTGGACCACTGGGCCTACCGGAGTTCACCACGCCGGTGGCACTGTAGCGTCACCTCGCGGCGAGTCGACTCCCTGGGCGAGACTCGGACCCCTCTGTGTTGGGCAGCAAGGCAGGATTCGAACCGGTGAAGGCATTGCCGGCGATTTTCCA is from Actinomycetes bacterium and encodes:
- a CDS encoding DEAD/DEAH box helicase, which gives rise to MNVLHGVWSASGELCVWAEDSALPATAARRRGRPPRKPRARPHPFACPSDRLREVAMVAAATPLVEGLVDKAEAGELALLLPSLASGPLASPELVHDPAEALGESGAGAGEQHVALAPWRVPALRFDARSALELLLHLPAAGAMAPGAAPPGASLRFLGELAWFVLGLVGRGRVLPGLAEEGERLAARWRPVVTGHDAERLRALAAVMPPACRAEQTGTALEGRGSAALLGGALDVLADAATRRALAGVAVTVGARPGVSATWPSLPPRRGRRRAADLAVEAWLAALASDDGRFDADVAQLAGLREALDAWLRSASAAAGPLRTCFRLVEPPEDQPKRRWRLEFLLQATDEPSLLVPAAEVWRAAGTLTTLARRVERPQELLLADLGRAMRLYPELERALRSARPAALALDAGGAHRFLRDAAPLLAQTGFGVLLPSWWDKRGARVGLRLVAGSAAAPGAVAKPGGLDLDTLVDYRWELALGDERLSAEELQELARLKVPLVRLRGRWVELDPERLARGLAFLERHADGAMPAADALAAGLGLVEGPVPDLPVTGIHATGWLGDLLSGQADRRLGPMGTPTGFRGELRPYQERGLAWLAFLGGLGLGACLADDMGLGKTVQLLALLVAERDGQVDEAGRPGPTLLVCPMSVVGNWQREAQRFAPGLAVHVHHGAERLGGEELAHAAGEADLVLTTYGLAARDRAALAAAAWRRVVLDEAQNIKNSAAKQTQAVRALQAPQRVALTGTPVENRLSELWSIMEFANPGLLGSAKGFRSRFAVPIEREGDERAAEGLRRATQPFILRRLKTDRSIIADLPAKLEMKVLCNLTAE